Sequence from the Maribellus comscasis genome:
GTAACGAATACCGCGACTGCATTGCAGGGAATGTCTCCGGGATTGACAGTTCAAAATTTCGCAGGAGAACCTGGTCGTGAAGATGTAAGAGTGAGAATAAGGGGAAATGGTACACTTAACAATTCAAATCCATTAGTGTTGGTTGATGGAATTGAACGTTCTCTGGCAACAGTTGAACCCGGTGATATAGAATCGTTAACTTTACTGAAAGATGCAGCTTCCGCTGCAATTTATGGTTCAAGGGCAGCAAATGGTGTTATTCTTATTACTACAAAACGTGGTGCAGCAGGTGCAACAACCGTTAACTATAGTTACAATGTTGGGGTGCAAAATATTTTAGGTTATCCCGAAAAAGCTGACACAAAAAGCTGGCTGGAACTTGACAACGATGCGTATGTTCACGCAGGATTGCCAGCCTTACATTCTCAAGAGCAAATTGATAATATTCTTGCTGGAACTAACATATATGAATATCCATGGGTAGATTATGAATCATATCTTTTCAATAAAAATGCAGTTCAGCAACGTCATAATGTAAGCATTACATCTGGTGGGGATTATGGTAAAATTTTTGCGTCAGTAAATTATCTCGATCAAGATGGTGCTATTGTCAATTTTAACAATAAACGTTTGTCAGCGAGAATAAATTCAGATTTATACATTACGGATAAATTGACTGCTAGCTTCAATATGAATTATATGAATAAAAAAGCCTCAGGTCCTGGCTTTACTGCTCAGCGATTGGTTCAGGCAATGCTTCACATTAACAGAGATATTGTTGGCAGATATCCGGATGGAACATACGATTTGGTTGGCGGACAATGGAATGCTATTGCTATGAGTGAAAATGGTGAAAGGTTATTGGATAGAGATGAAATTGTAAGTCAGGTAGGACTTGAATATAAAATTTTACCTTACCTTACTCTTAAAGGCGATGTCACTCTAAAATCATACTCACAACATGAATCTACCTTTATGAATTCGCTTCAGGGTATGAGGAATTATTTAACAGGTGAACTGGTAACAGTTGGTGGCTGGTTTGCTACTAATAGTCTTACAGAAACACAGGAAAACACCAAGGAATGGAGTCAGAGAGCATACCTGAATTTTGACAAAAATTTTGGCAAACATGATGTTAAGGCGACTGTTGGATATGAAGGTATATCGAATAAATGGCTCGATCTTGAAGGATACCGCCAGGATTTTTTCAACAACGATTTACGGGATTTAAGTGCAGGTGCAGCTAGTGCACAAGAAGGGAATGGATCACATACCGAATGGGCTCTCCAATCGTTCTTCGGAAGAGTTAATTACGCGTATGAAGACAAATATTTATTCCAGGCAAATGTTCGATACGATGGTTCTTCCAGATTTGCAGAAGGTAACAGATGGGGTATTTTCCCTTCATTCTCGGCAGGTTGGCGTATTTCTCAGGAGGGTTTTCTGCAGGATAACGATGTTATCACTAACCTGAGGCTTAGGGGATCATGGGGGCAATTAGGGAATCAGGATATCGGTCTTTGGAGATACCTGAACACATATGATCTTAATCAACCATATTCGTTCAATGGCAGTGTGGTTTCGGGGGCAGCAGTTACAACTGCCGGGAACCCGGACATTACCTGGGAAACAACAACAATGACCAACATTGGGTTTGACCTTGGCTTATTTAACAGTCTGGAAGTAGTTGCTGAATATTACTGGAACTTAACTACAGATATTCTGCTTAGTTTACCAATTGCGCCAACAACTGGTGTTGATCCTCCCACTCAAAATGCAGCATCGGTTTCTAATAATGGTTATGAAATCTCTGTAAATTATTACAGCCCTAAAAGAAATGATGGTGGATTTGAATATTCAATTGGTCTTAATTTTTCTGATGTAAGAAACAAAATTGAGGATTTGGCAGGAACGGGGCCTTACTTCCCTGATAAATTTACGGTTTGGCAAGAAGGTTATTCTATGACATCATTACGAGGATTGAAATCGCCAGGAATATATAAATCGCAGGCTGATTTTGATAAGTATCCGGCAACAATAGTTCCCCAGGTCGGTATTGGTGATATTATTTATGAAGATTTAAATGGTGATGGTGTTATTACTCAGTCGATTTATCCTGATGGAGACCAATATATAATGGCAGACGAAGATCCGCATTATGAATTTGGTATAACTGCTTCAGCAACATATAAATCATTTGATTTCTCAGTATTCTTTCAAGGTGCATTGGAAAAGTGGCATACACTTGATGGCGCACTGATGGAAGGTCCAAACTGGGGGAACTTTATTCCGAAGGTTATGACTGAAGAAACATGGGATCCTGAAAAAAATCCTGATGGAACATGGCCAATTGTGACTTATGGAAACAGTTGGAACCTTCAAGAATCTGATTTCTGGATTCAGGATTCAAAATATATAAGATTAAAAAGTGCTCAGTTGGGATATAACATCAGGCCTTCCAAATATATTTCCAATATTAGGGTATATCTGTCGGGTGAAAATTTATTGACACTTACACCTACAAAACTTTTTGATCCTGAAACACCAAGAGGTAGAAGTCAGTTCTTTCCCCACTCTAAAGTTGTAAGTGCTGGTGTAAATATTACTTTTTAATAGTGATTAATTTAATATGTTTATTATGAAAAAAAATATTATTATCCTATTTATATCGATATCAATTTTAGGACTTCCGGGTTGTGAGAATGCATTGGATACAATCCCTACCGGATCAGTTTCTGAATTGATTTTTTGGCAGAACCAAAGTGATGCCGAATTAGCTGTTAATGCAGCGTACAGAGAACTGGACGGAAATGGAATAGCATACCTGTCAACCGCTACTGAACTTGCCATGCATGCTCCTTCCGGCCCGCAAACAATGTATGATGTGGCTGTTGGTAATCTCGATCCTACTAATTATAGTATTCGTGACTATTGGGCACGTTATTGGGTTGGTATCAGAAAAGCAAATGATCCAATTCAGAATATAGATAAAATTGAGACCGGTGATCCAGAAGTACTGGCAAGATTAAAAGCAGAAGCTCGGTTTCTGCGTGCTTATTATTACACTATGCTCACCACTTTATATGGCGATGTACCGCTCGTTACTGAACCATTGGATATCACGGCTCAGGTAAGTCGCACAAGTAAATCGGAGGTAGTTGATTTTATAATTGGTGAATTGGATGCGATTACAGGTACACTTCCTGTAAGTTATTCGGGAGATGATATTGGAAGAGCCACACGAGGTGCTGCATTGGCATTGAAGGCAAGGGTAGCCTTGTATAATGACAGATATTCCGTTGCCCGCGATGCAGCTAAAGCAGTAATGGATTTAGGTGTATATGATTTATACCCGGATTATCAGAAGCTGTTTTGGTATGAAGGCAAGAATTCAAGTGAAGTTATTTTTGATCACCAGTACGGTGTGGGTTACGGATATACAAATTATATATCCAGGTCTGCAGCTTCGCTTGGAGGAGGGTCAGGAGTTGACCCTTTAAGGGCTTATTTATTAATTCATGAATACAAGGGAACTCAAGATCCTGAAAACGAATATACAGGTCT
This genomic interval carries:
- a CDS encoding SusC/RagA family TonB-linked outer membrane protein, with amino-acid sequence MKKKRFFRAGVWPGIKKLLVIMKITTLLLFFSAMAMATGSYSQDIRFDLSVRDASIVQVLEEIEKQTEFGFLFKTNQLNLDERYTLDLKKAKIETVMSKILIGDLYSYQIMDRIIVISKRSTEVSTNGDQSSEKVTGKVTDNNGQPLPGVTVLVKGTTSGTVTDVDGQYTLSDVPEDATLQFSFVGMLTQEIVVGNQTSIDISMTEDAIGLDEVMVIGYGTQKKADLTGAVSAVQGEDLAKKIDVTNTATALQGMSPGLTVQNFAGEPGREDVRVRIRGNGTLNNSNPLVLVDGIERSLATVEPGDIESLTLLKDAASAAIYGSRAANGVILITTKRGAAGATTVNYSYNVGVQNILGYPEKADTKSWLELDNDAYVHAGLPALHSQEQIDNILAGTNIYEYPWVDYESYLFNKNAVQQRHNVSITSGGDYGKIFASVNYLDQDGAIVNFNNKRLSARINSDLYITDKLTASFNMNYMNKKASGPGFTAQRLVQAMLHINRDIVGRYPDGTYDLVGGQWNAIAMSENGERLLDRDEIVSQVGLEYKILPYLTLKGDVTLKSYSQHESTFMNSLQGMRNYLTGELVTVGGWFATNSLTETQENTKEWSQRAYLNFDKNFGKHDVKATVGYEGISNKWLDLEGYRQDFFNNDLRDLSAGAASAQEGNGSHTEWALQSFFGRVNYAYEDKYLFQANVRYDGSSRFAEGNRWGIFPSFSAGWRISQEGFLQDNDVITNLRLRGSWGQLGNQDIGLWRYLNTYDLNQPYSFNGSVVSGAAVTTAGNPDITWETTTMTNIGFDLGLFNSLEVVAEYYWNLTTDILLSLPIAPTTGVDPPTQNAASVSNNGYEISVNYYSPKRNDGGFEYSIGLNFSDVRNKIEDLAGTGPYFPDKFTVWQEGYSMTSLRGLKSPGIYKSQADFDKYPATIVPQVGIGDIIYEDLNGDGVITQSIYPDGDQYIMADEDPHYEFGITASATYKSFDFSVFFQGALEKWHTLDGALMEGPNWGNFIPKVMTEETWDPEKNPDGTWPIVTYGNSWNLQESDFWIQDSKYIRLKSAQLGYNIRPSKYISNIRVYLSGENLLTLTPTKLFDPETPRGRSQFFPHSKVVSAGVNITF
- a CDS encoding RagB/SusD family nutrient uptake outer membrane protein — encoded protein: MKKNIIILFISISILGLPGCENALDTIPTGSVSELIFWQNQSDAELAVNAAYRELDGNGIAYLSTATELAMHAPSGPQTMYDVAVGNLDPTNYSIRDYWARYWVGIRKANDPIQNIDKIETGDPEVLARLKAEARFLRAYYYTMLTTLYGDVPLVTEPLDITAQVSRTSKSEVVDFIIGELDAITGTLPVSYSGDDIGRATRGAALALKARVALYNDRYSVARDAAKAVMDLGVYDLYPDYQKLFWYEGKNSSEVIFDHQYGVGYGYTNYISRSAASLGGGSGVDPLRAYLLIHEYKGTQDPENEYTGLDPRFGYNVLYPGAVEPNGAIYNSLPSSTTQDQLASTEFTTNYGFNIVKGVDWAGDGGNPEQSTINFILIRYADVLLMYAEAKIELNEIDDSVYDAINEVRTRPTVEMPAITTGKSQSEMREIVQRERKVELAWEGLHLFDMNRWQQGELKTQQVLGIRYKNDAGEWVIVNNNLTRNFRPDRDYLWPIPQNEIEVNDNIGQNPNY